In a single window of the Pseudomonas entomophila genome:
- a CDS encoding PA4570 family protein gives MTYLIDAWLDRPHPYLRILHRETGEVCAVLEEDALDELRDQGDLDLTGLNSSEPGVLKEVVRNLFLFCYARALRPGGTDWN, from the coding sequence ATGACCTATCTGATCGACGCCTGGCTCGACCGCCCCCACCCCTACCTGCGCATCCTGCATCGCGAGACTGGCGAAGTCTGCGCCGTGCTGGAAGAAGACGCGCTCGACGAACTGCGCGACCAGGGTGACCTGGATCTTACCGGGTTGAACTCGAGTGAACCTGGAGTGCTCAAGGAGGTGGTGCGCAACCTGTTCCTGTTCTGCTATGCGCGGGCATTGCGCCCGGGAGGAACGGATTGGAACTGA
- a CDS encoding GreA/GreB family elongation factor, which yields MSRAFVNEDQAAAQASQPVERRVSDQPNYVTASGLAQLQQRVAALKALHGELLAEGDRTDQQRLADTERDLRYFTSRVQSAQQVPAATSTQKVQIGSRVRFVDEGGQEHQVQLVGEDQADALHGLINWGSPLGRALLGAGPGDEVLWRRPAGDQRIEIVLIEPEA from the coding sequence ATGAGCCGAGCATTCGTCAACGAGGACCAGGCCGCCGCCCAGGCCAGCCAGCCGGTGGAGCGGCGTGTCAGCGACCAGCCCAACTATGTGACCGCCAGCGGCCTGGCCCAGTTGCAGCAGCGCGTGGCCGCGCTGAAGGCACTGCACGGCGAACTGCTGGCCGAAGGCGATCGCACCGATCAGCAACGCCTGGCCGACACCGAGCGCGACCTGCGTTACTTCACGTCCCGTGTGCAGAGCGCACAACAGGTGCCTGCCGCCACGTCCACGCAGAAGGTGCAGATTGGCAGCCGGGTGCGGTTTGTCGATGAGGGTGGCCAGGAGCACCAGGTGCAACTGGTAGGTGAAGATCAGGCCGATGCCCTGCATGGGCTGATCAATTGGGGTTCGCCGTTGGGACGGGCGCTGCTGGGGGCCGGGCCAGGAGATGAAGTATTGTGGCGACGGCCTGCGGGAGATCAACGGATCGAGATCGTCTTGATCGAGCCTGAAGCATGA
- the gdhA gene encoding NADP-specific glutamate dehydrogenase has protein sequence MIESVDHFLARLQQRDPAQPEFHQAVEEVLRSLWPFLEQNPHYLEAGILERMVEPERAVLFRVSWVDDQGKVQVNRGYRIQMSSAIGPYKGGLRFHPSVNLGVLKFLAFEQVFKNSLTSLPMGGGKGGSDFDPKGKSDAEVMRFCQAFMSELYRHIGADLDVPAGDIGVGAREIGFLFGQYKRLANQFTSVLTGKGMTYGGSLIRPEATGYGCVYFAEEMLKRQDKRIDGRRVAISGSGNVAQYAARKVMDLGGKVISLSDSEGTLFCEAGLNDEQWEALMALKNVKRGRISELAGRYGLEFRKGQTPWSLACDIALPCATQNELNAEDARTLLRNGCICVAEGANMPTTLDAVDIFIEAGILYAPGKASNAGGVAVSGLEMSQNAMRLLWTAGEVDSKLHHIMQSIHHACVHYGEEADGRINYVKGANIAGFVKVADAMLAQGVV, from the coding sequence ATGATCGAATCCGTCGACCATTTCCTGGCTCGTCTGCAACAGCGCGACCCGGCCCAGCCCGAGTTCCACCAGGCCGTGGAGGAGGTGCTGCGCAGCCTATGGCCCTTCCTCGAACAAAACCCCCACTACCTCGAAGCCGGCATCCTCGAACGCATGGTCGAGCCTGAGCGCGCGGTGCTGTTCCGCGTTTCCTGGGTCGATGACCAGGGCAAGGTCCAGGTCAACCGCGGCTACCGCATCCAGATGAGCAGCGCCATCGGCCCGTACAAGGGCGGCCTGCGCTTCCACCCGTCGGTGAACCTGGGCGTGCTCAAGTTCCTCGCCTTCGAGCAGGTGTTCAAGAACTCGTTGACGTCGCTGCCCATGGGCGGCGGCAAGGGTGGCTCGGACTTCGATCCGAAGGGTAAGAGCGACGCCGAGGTCATGCGCTTCTGCCAGGCGTTCATGAGCGAGCTGTACCGGCACATCGGTGCGGACCTGGATGTGCCGGCCGGCGACATCGGTGTCGGCGCCCGCGAGATCGGTTTCCTGTTCGGCCAGTACAAGCGCCTGGCCAACCAGTTCACTTCGGTGTTGACCGGCAAGGGCATGACCTACGGCGGCAGCCTGATTCGCCCCGAGGCCACGGGGTACGGCTGCGTGTATTTCGCTGAAGAAATGCTCAAGCGCCAGGACAAGCGGATCGACGGTCGCCGGGTGGCCATCTCAGGCTCCGGCAACGTCGCCCAGTATGCCGCGCGCAAAGTGATGGACCTGGGCGGCAAGGTGATTTCGCTGTCCGACTCCGAAGGCACCCTGTTCTGCGAAGCCGGGCTGAACGATGAGCAGTGGGAGGCGCTGATGGCGCTGAAGAACGTCAAGCGAGGCCGCATCAGCGAGCTGGCCGGGCGTTACGGGCTGGAGTTCCGCAAGGGCCAGACGCCGTGGAGCCTGGCGTGCGACATCGCGCTGCCGTGTGCCACCCAGAACGAGCTGAACGCCGAAGACGCCCGCACCCTGCTGCGCAATGGCTGCATCTGCGTGGCGGAAGGCGCCAATATGCCGACCACCCTCGACGCTGTGGATATCTTTATCGAGGCTGGCATTCTCTACGCGCCTGGCAAGGCCTCCAATGCCGGTGGCGTGGCGGTGTCGGGCCTGGAAATGTCGCAGAACGCCATGCGCCTGCTGTGGACCGCTGGTGAAGTGGACAGCAAGTTGCACCACATCATGCAGTCGATCCACCATGCCTGCGTGCATTACGGCGAAGAGGCCGATGGCCGCATCAACTATGTGAAAGGCGCCAACATCGCAGGCTTCGTGAAAGTCGCCGATGCCATGCTGGCGCAGGGCGTGGTCTGA
- a CDS encoding DUF6482 family protein, giving the protein MNLHQLNTEARAGHVDELNLIAIEGGDYLLEARVKGRAHPLDDARGKRLRVHSVEDARQLLQSLPLLSMNLVHWSVQDEMCGLGTHPEEDLKVPISQRSAW; this is encoded by the coding sequence ATGAACCTGCATCAGCTCAATACCGAGGCCAGGGCCGGCCATGTCGACGAACTCAACCTGATCGCCATCGAAGGTGGTGATTACCTGCTCGAAGCCCGGGTCAAGGGCCGTGCCCACCCTCTGGATGATGCCCGTGGCAAGCGCCTGCGCGTGCACTCGGTCGAGGATGCACGGCAACTCCTGCAATCGCTTCCCCTGCTGTCGATGAACCTGGTGCACTGGTCCGTGCAGGACGAGATGTGTGGCTTGGGCACGCACCCGGAAGAAGACCTCAAGGTCCCGATTTCCCAGCGTTCGGCCTGGTAG
- a CDS encoding TIGR00645 family protein, with the protein MERILENAMYASRWLLAPIYFGLSLGLLALALKFFQEIIHVLPNVFTLAEADLVLVILSLIDMSLVGGLLVMVMISGYENFVSQLDIDDSKEKLSWLGKMDSSSLKMKVAASIVAISSIHLLRVFMDAQNISTDYLMWYVIIHMTFVVSAFVMGYLDRITKH; encoded by the coding sequence ATGGAACGTATCCTCGAAAATGCGATGTACGCCTCGCGCTGGCTGCTCGCCCCCATCTACTTCGGCCTCTCGCTGGGCCTGCTGGCACTGGCGCTGAAGTTCTTCCAGGAGATCATCCATGTCCTGCCCAATGTCTTCACCCTGGCCGAGGCGGACCTGGTCCTGGTGATCCTGTCACTGATCGACATGTCGCTGGTCGGTGGCCTGTTGGTGATGGTGATGATCTCGGGCTACGAGAACTTCGTTTCGCAATTGGACATCGACGACAGCAAGGAGAAACTGAGCTGGCTCGGCAAGATGGACTCCTCGTCGCTGAAGATGAAAGTCGCAGCGTCGATCGTCGCCATCTCCTCGATCCACCTGCTGCGGGTGTTCATGGATGCGCAGAACATCTCCACCGATTACCTGATGTGGTACGTGATCATCCACATGACCTTCGTTGTCTCGGCGTTCGTCATGGGTTATCTGGACCGGATCACCAAGCACTGA
- the ettA gene encoding energy-dependent translational throttle protein EttA codes for MAQYVYTMHRLSKVVPPKREILKNISLSFFPGAKIGVLGLNGAGKSTLLRIMAGVDKEFDGEARPMPDINVGYLPQEPQLDPSKTVREVVEEAVSVIKDAQARLDEVYAAYADPDADFDKLAAEQAKLEAILQAADGHNLERQLDVAADALRLPAWDARIEHLSGGEKRRVALCRLLLSAPDMLLLDEPTNHLDADSVAWLERFLHDFPGTVVAITHDRYFLDNVAGWILELDRGAGIPYEGNYSGWLEAKSERLAQESKQQSAHEKAMKEELEWVRKGAKARQSKSKARLQRFEEMQSQEFQKRSETNEIYIPAGPRLGDKVIEFKNVSKGYGDRVLIDNLSFAMPKGAIVGVIGGNGAGKSTLFRMLMGKEQPDSGSIEIGETVQLACVDQSREDLDGSKTVFQQISDGSDQIRIGNYEIPSRTYVGRFNFKGGDQQKFVKDLSGGERGRLHLALTLKEGGNVLLLDEPSNDLDVETLRSLEEALLDFPGAAIVISHDRWFLDRVATHILAYEDDSNVVFFEGNYTEYEADRKKRLGDAAAQPHRVRHKKLAQ; via the coding sequence TTGGCTCAATACGTCTACACCATGCATCGGCTGAGCAAGGTCGTGCCGCCGAAGCGGGAAATTCTCAAGAACATTTCCCTGTCGTTCTTCCCGGGCGCCAAGATTGGCGTGCTGGGCCTGAACGGCGCGGGTAAATCGACCCTGCTGCGGATCATGGCGGGCGTCGACAAGGAATTCGACGGCGAAGCCCGTCCGATGCCCGACATCAACGTCGGCTACCTGCCCCAGGAGCCGCAGCTGGACCCGAGCAAGACCGTGCGTGAAGTGGTCGAGGAGGCGGTCAGCGTGATCAAGGACGCCCAGGCCCGCCTGGACGAGGTCTACGCCGCCTACGCCGACCCCGACGCCGACTTCGACAAGCTGGCCGCTGAGCAGGCCAAGCTCGAGGCCATCCTGCAGGCCGCCGACGGCCACAACCTGGAGCGCCAGCTGGACGTCGCCGCCGACGCCCTGCGCCTGCCGGCCTGGGATGCCCGCATCGAACACCTGTCCGGTGGCGAGAAACGCCGCGTGGCCCTGTGCCGCCTGCTGCTGTCGGCGCCCGACATGCTGCTGCTGGACGAACCGACCAACCACCTGGACGCCGACTCGGTGGCCTGGCTGGAGCGCTTCCTGCACGACTTCCCCGGCACCGTGGTGGCGATCACCCACGACCGTTACTTCCTCGACAACGTCGCTGGCTGGATCCTCGAACTGGACCGCGGCGCGGGCATCCCGTACGAAGGCAACTACTCGGGCTGGCTGGAAGCCAAGTCGGAGCGTCTGGCGCAGGAATCCAAGCAGCAGAGCGCCCACGAGAAAGCCATGAAAGAGGAACTGGAATGGGTGCGCAAAGGCGCCAAGGCCCGCCAGTCCAAATCCAAGGCTCGTCTGCAGCGCTTCGAAGAGATGCAGTCGCAGGAGTTCCAGAAGCGCAGCGAGACCAACGAGATCTACATCCCGGCCGGTCCACGCCTGGGTGACAAGGTCATCGAGTTCAAGAACGTCTCCAAAGGCTATGGCGACCGCGTGCTGATCGACAACCTGTCGTTCGCCATGCCTAAAGGCGCGATCGTCGGCGTGATCGGTGGTAACGGTGCCGGCAAGTCGACCTTGTTCCGCATGTTGATGGGCAAAGAACAGCCGGATTCGGGCAGCATCGAGATCGGCGAAACCGTGCAACTGGCCTGCGTCGACCAGAGCCGCGAAGACCTGGACGGCAGCAAGACCGTGTTCCAGCAGATCTCCGACGGTTCCGACCAGATCCGCATCGGCAACTACGAGATCCCGTCGCGTACCTACGTTGGCCGCTTCAACTTCAAGGGTGGTGACCAGCAGAAGTTCGTCAAGGACCTCTCCGGCGGTGAGCGTGGCCGCCTGCACCTGGCCCTGACGCTGAAAGAGGGCGGTAACGTCCTGCTGCTCGACGAACCGTCCAACGACCTCGACGTCGAAACCCTGCGTTCGCTGGAGGAAGCCCTGCTGGACTTCCCAGGCGCCGCCATCGTGATCTCCCACGACCGTTGGTTCCTGGACCGCGTGGCGACCCACATCCTGGCGTACGAAGACGATTCGAACGTGGTGTTCTTCGAAGGCAACTACACCGAGTACGAAGCCGATCGCAAGAAGCGCCTGGGCGACGCCGCTGCCCAGCCGCACCGTGTGCGTCACAAGAAGCTGGCCCAGTAA
- a CDS encoding zinc ribbon domain-containing protein YjdM, translating into MSTLPPCPQCNSEYTYEDGTQLICPECAHEWSASGEADAASDDVVKKDSVGNILQDGDTVTVIKDLKVKGSSLVVKVGTKVKNIRLCDGDHDIDCKIDGIGAMKLKSEFVRKV; encoded by the coding sequence GTGAGCACTCTGCCACCCTGCCCCCAATGCAACTCCGAATACACCTACGAGGATGGCACCCAGCTGATCTGCCCCGAATGCGCCCACGAGTGGTCGGCCAGTGGCGAAGCCGATGCCGCCAGCGATGACGTGGTGAAGAAGGATTCGGTCGGCAACATCCTGCAGGACGGCGACACTGTCACCGTGATCAAGGACCTCAAGGTCAAGGGTTCATCGCTCGTGGTCAAAGTCGGCACCAAGGTCAAGAACATCCGCCTGTGCGATGGCGACCACGACATCGACTGCAAGATCGACGGCATCGGCGCGATGAAGCTGAAGTCCGAGTTCGTGCGCAAGGTCTGA
- a CDS encoding DUF3015 domain-containing protein, translating into MKRILLGTLFAAVSINAMAEAPGGPNCGWGNMLFEGQRGTPAHFLASTTNGTSGNATFGMTSGTNGCSTKASLTYGGKSWFAMNGMMNELSEDMAKGQGEALTTYAVVLGVAPEDRAHFAAVTHEHFQQIFSSANVTAEAVHSNTLAVLKRDPQLAKYATEA; encoded by the coding sequence ATGAAACGGATTCTTCTGGGTACCCTGTTCGCCGCAGTCTCGATCAACGCCATGGCCGAAGCGCCGGGCGGCCCGAATTGCGGCTGGGGCAACATGCTGTTCGAGGGCCAGCGCGGTACACCGGCCCACTTCCTTGCTTCCACCACCAACGGCACCTCCGGCAACGCAACCTTCGGCATGACCTCGGGCACCAACGGCTGCTCGACCAAGGCCTCCCTCACCTATGGCGGCAAGTCCTGGTTCGCCATGAATGGCATGATGAACGAACTGTCCGAGGACATGGCCAAGGGCCAGGGCGAAGCCCTGACCACCTACGCCGTGGTCCTGGGCGTGGCACCTGAAGACCGCGCGCACTTCGCCGCCGTCACCCACGAGCACTTCCAGCAGATCTTCAGCAGCGCCAACGTGACGGCTGAAGCGGTCCACAGCAACACCCTGGCCGTGCTCAAGCGCGACCCGCAACTGGCCAAGTACGCCACCGAGGCTTGA
- a CDS encoding Lnb N-terminal periplasmic domain-containing protein, whose translation MLKRLASLALLVSAPLHAAPQIDPARAQQLAATPYWIALGHYETAKLGGWRSYVDDPRFFLAEDGAHHPDQELAATVAALYAPASLGDKHPQCVFPARTRWLREQLALNDLPRPDCQEFNTWYTSIDPHSTALIFPAAYLNSPSSMFGHTLLRIDQSNTRRDDTTLLSYAINFGAYIEGSDNSILYAWKGLMGGYPGLFAMMPYQEKLSEYRSLENRDLWEYQLDLTPQETGRMVEHVWELKQIKFDYFFFDENCSYRLLELLQVARPSLDLTSQFPLTAIPTDTVKAVKQSGLVTDVRYRPSRERELLARAEPLDHAEQQQVLAISADTGHLQSPDFTALPRDRQALVQDAAYRLERYRANGQERDAGQAARSFELLKAINRNPPPPLQIERPGLPEDGHQSRTWQLGVGTREDRAFAEYGLRMAYHDLNDNLYGFPLGAQIEILQLKLRQYEGNDWQVQRLDLATIRSLTPRNALLKPWSWQVAGGLERVPGKHADEVLVSHVNGGAGGTWQLSDDLLGFALGTVRVEHHNDFAEFVSPAAGFNGGLLWRNGLGNLTLEAKGDYFTNGEVRRSVSLNQQWEISQNLGLRLSASRQFSQLATAQNEVMLELKWYQY comes from the coding sequence ATGCTCAAACGCCTCGCATCCCTGGCGCTACTGGTCAGCGCCCCGCTTCACGCCGCACCACAGATCGACCCTGCCCGCGCGCAGCAGCTGGCGGCCACGCCCTACTGGATCGCCCTGGGCCACTACGAGACCGCCAAGCTCGGCGGTTGGCGCAGCTATGTGGATGACCCGCGCTTCTTCCTCGCCGAAGATGGCGCCCACCATCCCGACCAGGAGCTCGCGGCCACGGTGGCGGCGCTGTACGCCCCGGCGAGCCTCGGCGACAAGCACCCCCAATGCGTATTTCCGGCCCGCACCCGCTGGCTGCGCGAGCAATTGGCGCTGAACGACCTGCCTCGCCCGGACTGCCAGGAATTCAACACCTGGTACACGTCCATCGACCCGCACAGCACGGCGCTGATCTTCCCGGCCGCCTACCTCAACAGCCCTTCGTCGATGTTCGGCCACACGCTGCTGCGCATCGACCAGTCCAATACCCGCCGCGACGACACGACACTGCTGAGCTACGCGATCAACTTCGGTGCCTACATCGAAGGCAGCGACAACAGCATCCTCTACGCCTGGAAAGGCCTGATGGGCGGCTACCCGGGCCTGTTCGCGATGATGCCCTACCAGGAGAAACTCTCCGAGTACCGCAGCCTGGAGAACCGTGACCTGTGGGAGTACCAGCTGGACCTGACCCCGCAAGAGACCGGGCGCATGGTCGAGCATGTGTGGGAACTCAAGCAGATCAAGTTCGACTACTTCTTCTTCGACGAGAACTGCTCCTACCGCCTGCTGGAACTGCTGCAGGTGGCGCGCCCGAGCCTGGACCTGACTTCGCAGTTCCCGCTGACCGCCATCCCCACCGACACCGTCAAGGCGGTCAAGCAATCCGGGCTGGTCACCGACGTGCGCTACCGCCCCTCCCGCGAACGCGAGCTGCTGGCCCGCGCCGAACCACTTGACCACGCCGAGCAACAGCAAGTGCTGGCCATCAGCGCCGACACCGGCCATCTGCAAAGCCCCGACTTCACTGCCCTGCCCCGCGACCGTCAGGCGCTGGTGCAGGACGCCGCCTACCGCCTGGAGCGTTACCGGGCCAATGGCCAGGAGCGCGACGCCGGCCAGGCCGCGCGCAGCTTCGAGCTGCTCAAGGCGATCAACCGCAACCCGCCGCCGCCTCTGCAGATAGAGCGCCCGGGGCTGCCGGAAGACGGCCACCAGTCGCGCACCTGGCAACTGGGCGTGGGTACCCGCGAGGACCGCGCCTTCGCTGAATATGGCCTGCGCATGGCCTACCACGACCTCAACGACAACCTGTACGGTTTCCCGCTCGGCGCCCAGATCGAGATCCTCCAGCTCAAGCTGCGCCAGTACGAGGGCAACGACTGGCAGGTGCAGCGCCTGGACCTGGCCACCATCCGCTCGCTGACGCCACGCAACGCGCTGCTCAAACCGTGGTCGTGGCAGGTCGCCGGTGGGCTGGAACGGGTGCCGGGCAAGCATGCCGACGAGGTGCTGGTCAGCCACGTCAACGGCGGCGCCGGCGGAACCTGGCAACTGAGCGACGACCTGCTCGGCTTCGCCCTGGGGACGGTACGGGTGGAACACCACAACGACTTCGCCGAGTTCGTCTCGCCGGCGGCCGGGTTCAATGGTGGGCTGCTGTGGCGCAACGGGCTGGGCAACCTGACCCTGGAAGCCAAGGGTGACTATTTCACCAATGGCGAGGTGCGACGCAGCGTGAGCCTGAACCAGCAGTGGGAGATCAGCCAGAATCTCGGGCTGAGGTTGAGCGCTTCGCGGCAGTTCAGCCAGTTGGCTACGGCACAGAACGAGGTGATGCTGGAATTGAAGTGGTACCAGTACTGA
- a CDS encoding FKBP-type peptidyl-prolyl cis-trans isomerase translates to MSELNLSTDETRVSYGIGRQLGGQLRDNPPPGVNLEAIVAGLTDAFNGADSRVSEADLSAAFKVIREVMQAEAAAKAEAAAAVGKEFLADNAKREGIVTLASGLQYEVLTAGEGAKPSREDNVRTHYHGTLIDGTVFDSSYERGQPAEFPVGGVIAGWTEALQLMNAGSKWRLYVPSELAYGAQGVGSIPPHSVLVFDVELLDVL, encoded by the coding sequence ATGTCCGAACTCAACCTGTCCACCGACGAAACCCGCGTCAGCTACGGCATCGGCCGCCAGCTGGGCGGCCAACTGCGTGACAACCCGCCACCAGGCGTCAACCTGGAGGCCATCGTGGCCGGCCTGACCGACGCCTTCAACGGCGCCGACAGCCGTGTCAGCGAAGCCGACCTGTCGGCGGCTTTCAAAGTCATCCGCGAAGTGATGCAAGCCGAAGCCGCAGCCAAGGCTGAAGCCGCTGCTGCCGTTGGCAAGGAATTCCTGGCTGACAACGCCAAGCGCGAAGGCATCGTCACCCTGGCCTCGGGCCTGCAATACGAAGTGCTGACCGCAGGCGAGGGCGCCAAGCCTTCGCGCGAAGACAACGTGCGCACCCACTACCACGGCACCCTGATCGACGGCACTGTGTTCGACAGCTCCTACGAGCGTGGCCAGCCGGCTGAATTCCCGGTGGGTGGCGTGATCGCTGGCTGGACCGAAGCCCTGCAACTGATGAACGCCGGTAGCAAATGGCGCCTGTACGTGCCAAGCGAGCTGGCTTACGGCGCCCAAGGCGTTGGCAGCATCCCGCCGCACAGCGTGCTGGTGTTCGACGTCGAGCTGCTCGACGTTCTGTAA
- a CDS encoding Lon protease family protein, with protein MPDPVASRLRLAPEALTRRFSAEQFAFSNTDDLEPFRGVLGQERAVEALQFGVAMPRPGYNVYVMGEPGTGRFSFVKRYLKAEGKRQHTPADWLYVNNFEESREPRALELPAGSANEFISDMNGLIDNLLATFPAVFEHPSYQQKKSAIDRAFNQRYDRALDVIERASLERDVALYRDSSNVAFTPMGDGKALDEAEFAQLPEEVRERFHEDIAELEERLNEELSSLPQWKRESNNQLRQLNEETITLALQPLLAPLSQKYAENAAVCAYLQSVQLNLLRTVVEQLVDDSKTDAVARKMLEEQYAPNLVVGHPHKGGAPVVFEPHPTYDNLFGRIEYSTDQGALYTSYRQLRAGALHRANGGFLILEAEKMLSEPFVWDALKRALQSRKLKMESPLGELGRVATVSLTPQMIPLNVKLVIIGSRQLYYALQDHDSDFQEMFRVLVDFDEDMPMVDENLEQFAQLLRTRTNEEGMAPLTSDAVARLATYSARLAENQSRLSARIGDLFQLVSEADFIRQLANETMTDAGHIERALKAKATRTGRVSQRVLDDMLAGIILIDTEGAAIGKCNGLTVLEVGDSAFGMPARISATVYPGGSGIVDIEREVNLGQPIHSKGVMILTGYLGSRYAQEFPLAISASIALEQSYGYVDGDSASLGEACTLISALSRTPLKQCFAITGSINQFGEVQAVGGVNEKIEGFFRLCEARGLTGEQGVIIPRANVATLMLDERVLQAVEAGQFHVYAVSQADEALSLLVGEEAGALDDKGEFAEGSVNARVVERLRVIAEMIGEEEIKEAEKERLEEVIAQGKPA; from the coding sequence ATGCCCGATCCTGTCGCCTCGCGCCTGCGTCTCGCGCCCGAAGCCCTGACCCGGCGTTTCTCCGCTGAACAGTTTGCCTTCTCCAACACCGATGATCTGGAGCCGTTTCGTGGTGTCCTGGGCCAGGAGCGTGCCGTCGAGGCCCTGCAGTTCGGCGTGGCCATGCCGCGCCCCGGTTACAACGTTTATGTGATGGGCGAGCCGGGCACTGGCCGGTTCTCGTTCGTGAAGCGTTATCTCAAAGCCGAAGGCAAGCGCCAGCACACGCCCGCCGACTGGCTCTACGTGAACAATTTCGAGGAATCTCGCGAGCCCCGCGCGCTGGAGTTGCCGGCCGGCAGCGCCAACGAGTTCATCAGCGACATGAACGGGCTGATCGACAACCTGCTGGCGACCTTCCCGGCGGTGTTCGAGCACCCCTCCTACCAGCAGAAGAAAAGCGCCATCGACCGCGCCTTCAACCAGCGCTACGACCGTGCCCTGGATGTCATCGAGCGCGCTTCGCTGGAAAGGGACGTGGCCCTGTATCGCGACAGCAGCAACGTCGCCTTCACACCGATGGGCGATGGCAAAGCGCTGGACGAAGCCGAGTTCGCCCAATTGCCGGAAGAGGTGCGTGAGCGCTTCCACGAGGACATCGCCGAGCTCGAGGAGCGTTTGAACGAAGAGCTGTCGAGCCTGCCGCAATGGAAGCGTGAGTCGAACAATCAACTGCGCCAGCTCAACGAAGAGACCATTACCCTGGCCTTACAGCCCCTGCTGGCGCCGCTGTCGCAGAAGTACGCGGAAAACGCCGCGGTTTGCGCCTACCTGCAGTCCGTCCAGCTGAACCTGCTGCGCACCGTGGTCGAGCAACTGGTCGACGACAGCAAGACCGACGCCGTGGCGCGCAAGATGCTCGAGGAGCAGTACGCCCCCAACCTGGTCGTCGGGCACCCCCACAAGGGCGGCGCACCCGTGGTGTTCGAACCGCACCCGACCTACGACAACCTGTTCGGGCGGATCGAATACAGCACCGACCAGGGCGCGTTGTACACCTCTTATCGCCAGTTGCGCGCGGGGGCCTTGCACCGTGCCAACGGCGGCTTCCTGATTCTCGAAGCCGAGAAGATGCTCAGTGAGCCGTTCGTCTGGGACGCCCTCAAGCGCGCCCTGCAGTCGCGCAAGCTGAAGATGGAGTCGCCGTTGGGCGAACTGGGGCGGGTCGCCACGGTCAGCCTCACGCCGCAGATGATCCCGCTCAACGTCAAGCTGGTGATCATCGGTTCGCGTCAGCTGTACTACGCGCTACAGGATCACGACTCGGACTTCCAGGAGATGTTCCGGGTGCTGGTCGACTTCGACGAAGACATGCCCATGGTCGACGAGAACCTGGAGCAGTTCGCCCAGCTGTTGCGCACCCGCACCAACGAAGAGGGCATGGCGCCGCTGACCAGCGACGCGGTGGCGCGCCTGGCCACCTACAGCGCACGCCTGGCGGAGAACCAGTCCCGGCTTTCGGCACGCATCGGCGACCTGTTCCAGCTGGTCAGCGAGGCGGACTTCATCCGCCAGCTGGCCAATGAAACCATGACCGATGCCGGGCACATCGAACGGGCGCTCAAGGCCAAGGCCACGCGCACCGGGCGCGTGTCGCAGCGGGTGCTCGACGACATGCTCGCCGGCATCATCCTGATCGACACCGAAGGGGCGGCCATTGGCAAGTGCAATGGCTTGACCGTGCTGGAGGTCGGCGACTCGGCGTTCGGCATGCCGGCGCGGATCTCCGCCACCGTCTACCCGGGCGGCAGCGGCATCGTAGACATCGAGCGCGAGGTGAACCTGGGGCAGCCGATCCACTCCAAGGGCGTGATGATCCTCACCGGGTACCTGGGCAGCCGCTATGCCCAGGAATTCCCCCTGGCGATCTCGGCGAGCATCGCCCTGGAGCAATCGTACGGCTACGTCGACGGCGATAGCGCCTCGCTGGGTGAGGCCTGCACCTTGATCTCGGCATTGTCGCGCACGCCGCTCAAGCAGTGCTTCGCCATCACCGGCTCGATCAACCAGTTCGGTGAAGTGCAGGCAGTGGGTGGGGTGAACGAGAAGATCGAAGGTTTCTTCCGCCTCTGCGAGGCCCGTGGGCTGACCGGTGAGCAAGGGGTGATCATCCCGCGGGCAAACGTCGCCACACTGATGCTCGACGAGCGCGTGCTGCAGGCGGTCGAGGCCGGGCAGTTCCATGTCTACGCCGTGAGCCAGGCCGACGAAGCCCTGAGCCTGCTGGTGGGCGAGGAGGCCGGTGCCTTGGACGACAAGGGCGAGTTCGCCGAAGGCAGTGTCAACGCACGGGTGGTGGAACGCCTGCGGGTGATCGCCGAGATGATCGGCGAGGAAGAGATCAAGGAAGCCGAGAAGGAGCGGCTGGAAGAGGTCATCGCCCAGGGCAAGCCCGCCTGA